A genomic window from Brassica oleracea var. oleracea cultivar TO1000 chromosome C8, BOL, whole genome shotgun sequence includes:
- the LOC106308849 gene encoding uncharacterized protein LOC106308849 yields the protein MVLKESIEEMFPKWPGEPDDPQLVNLITDIHACRFVKGFWEVHGNTQGNAQGKGKEKKKKMKGGVSSEAEPPTKKQKKDKTHKKKKMKGGVSSEGSSEKEGSKDLELENKATLRTIVSTLDNISRKFEQLDRNRPLMDQKTIDDSVKALLEERLKVMGVGKIPENIDNSPALATGKVFGPKKNLAKELDKESGVKRTLDEEFGSVAKATDLDSQHVDFVLVSPSKATKDDKDAKVLAYGRGCRGNHIVKGDEADEKKKAAHADAAFKRKEKAEAKKKAVEAKKKMLRSAIIKEYREKRVQLTPKGFSKAAVSSPAVFPYVGENGTTCMRKNVTPSSVIYDHLAPVDPVLLEKPMQHIKVIPPKPPAPADKPAVLSADHEGDFYSILIHERPWPEKEYGWVFDNHVVAYLNVLTKRSMRNPTPFWSKRIAFVDVWWQSFLIHNFTQFKIKPSMFNFEGNVYEDMLKGKLPEHCPTNLKWYEDVDHLYECLQTGGNYWVAYHVDLKKGKIDCYDPIFGENAISLPDAPLEENLGKRRRQASVDVNKSLRHLFKWADECLVEEVEDIKSLISGMNKDISEFRLNVDRLEKEIEV from the exons ATGGTTTTGAAGGAATCAATTGAAGAGATGTTTCCTAAATGGCCGGGTGAACCTGACGACCCACAACTCGTTAACTTGATAACAGACATACATGCATGTAGATTTGTGAAAGGCTTTTGGGAAGTGCATGGGAATACGCAGGGTAATGCGCAGGGGAAGGGGAAAGAGAAGAAGAAGAAAATGAAGGGTGGAGTTTCGTCAGAAGCTGAGCCACCCACTAAGAAGCAGAAGAAAGATAAGACACATAAGAAGAAGAAAATGAAGGGTGGAGTTTCGTCAGAAG GTTCTAGCGAGAAGGAAGGTAGCAAAGATTTGGAGTTGGAGAACAAAGCGACTCTGAGGACCATTGTGAGTACTCTGGATAATATTTCCAGGAAGTTTGAGCAGTTAGACCGGAACAGACCATTGATGGACCAAAAGACCATTGATGACAGCGTGAAAGCTTTACTGGAGGAGCGTCTGAAAGTTATGGGAGTTGGGAAAATTCCCGAAAACATTGATAATAGTCCAGCGTTAGCTACTGGTAAGGTTTTTGGACCCAAGAAGAATTTGGCCAAGGAGCTTGATAAGGAATCAGGGGTGAAAAGGACTTTGGATGAGGAGTTTGGTAGTGTCGCTAAAGCTACTGATCTTGATAGTCAACATGTTGATTTCGTATTAGTTTCTCCTTCAAAGGCTACTAAGGATGATAAGGATGCTAAGGTTCTAGCCTATGGACGCGGCTGCAGGGGAAACCATATTGTTAAGGGTGACGAAGCCGATGAGAAGAAAAAAGCAGCGCATGCAGATGCTGCGTTTAAGAGGAAGGAGAAGGCTGAGGCTAAGAAAAAAGCGGTTGAGGCTAAGAAAAAGATGCTGAG ATCTGCCATAATTAAGGAATATCGGGAGAAAAGAGTTCAGTTAACTCCAAAAGGGTTTTCAAAGGCGGCAGTATCTTCACCAGCTGTTTTTCCGTACGTAGGAGAGAATGGAACGACGTGCATGAGGAAAAATGTTACTCCTTCATCAGTAATATATGACCATCTAGCACCTGTTGATCCGGTTCTACTCGAAAAACCGATGCAACACATTAAGGTAATTCCACCCAAACCACCAGCACCAGCAGATAAACCAGCAGTCCTCTCCGCTGATCATGAGGGTGATTTCTACAGCATACTTATCCATGAAAGACCGTGGCCGGAAAAGGAATATGGATGGGTGTTTGATAAT CATGTTGTTGCGTATTTGAACGTCCTCACCAAAAGGTCCATGCGAAATCCCACTCCATTCTGGTCCAAGCGGATTGCCTTCGTTGACGTTTGGTGGCAAAGTTTTTTGATTCACAATTTCACTCAGTTCAAGATAAAACCTAGTATGTTCAATTTCGAAGGCAATGTTTATGAAGATATGTTAAAGGGTAAGCTTCCCGAACACTGTCCAACAAACTTGAAGTGGTATGAAGATGTGGATCACTTGTACGAATGTCTTCAAACCGGCGGAAATTACTGGGTTGCGTATCATGTGGATCTGAAGAAGGGGAAGATTGATTGCTACGATCCAATCTTTGGAGAG AACGCTATTTCGTTGCCAGATGCGCCACTTGAAGAGAACTTGGGCAAACGGAGGCGACAAGCCTCCGTGGATGTTAACAAGAGTTTG AGACATTTATTCAAATGGGCGGATGAGTGTTTGGTTGAAGAGGTTGAGGATATAAAGTCACTGATAAGTGGCATGAACAAAGACATCTCGGAATTCAGACTTAACGTTGATCGGTTGGAGAAAGAGATTGAAGTATAA
- the LOC106308850 gene encoding uncharacterized protein LOC106308850, with protein sequence MDFIMMKEEMKVLSQKYNPQKASARRKNPRNDMYVHHEGEDLQGEHNYAINSEQGKISINTWTRNQFKDNSYCELAAKLLAGEISKVTGIKYFLLDSDRPPKTDKESPDNDTRENQSGEKRGRRQDDRGNDSNRRRVIMIIGGSQFYRDSISSIKAYGRKAETSSSWRARSPTDDAPNDKIVFEERGTIGINKPHCDPLVIDLVIRDLKVGRILIDTGSTVNIIFCDTLRRMNIELGEVVPEPKPLTGFLGATSMTLGSIKLPVMAKEVTKIIYFAG encoded by the exons ATGGACTTCATCATGATGAAAGAAGAGATGAAAGTCCTCTCCCAGAAGTACAACCCGCAGAAGGCGTCCGCGAGAAGGAAAAACCCTCGTAACGACATGTACGTCCACCACGAGGGAGAAGATCTCCAGGGCGAGCATAATTACGCTATCAACTCCGAACAGGGAAAGATTTCCATTAATACCTGGACCAGGAACCAGTTCAAGGATAATTCCTACTGCGA GCTTGCTGCGAAGCTCCTCGCCGGCGAAATTTCAAAGGTCACAGGCATAAAATACTTCCTCCTAGATTCCGATCGCCCTCCCAAAACTGATAAAGAGTCCCCCGACAATGACACCCGCGAAAATCAGTCGGGCGAGAAACGCGGAAGGAGGCAGGATGACCGAGGAAACGACAGCAACCGTCGAAGGGTGATCATGATCATCGGGGGATCACAATTCTATCGCGATTCGATCTCGTCGATTAAAGCTTATGGACGAAAGGCTGAGACGAGTTCAAGCTGGCGGGCTCGGTCCCCAACCGACGACGCCCCTAACGATAAGATCGTCTTCGAAGAGCGGGGAACCATCGGAATCAACAAACCTCACTGCGACCCATTGGTTATCGATCTCGTAATCCGAGACCTGAAAGTGGGAAGGATCCTTATCGACACGGGAAGCACAGTCAACATCATCTTCTGCGATACCCTCCGGAGGATGAACATTGAACTCGGAGAAGTCGTCCCGGAACCAAAACCTCTCACCGGTTTCTTAGGTGCAACGTCTATGACCCTCGGATCAATCAAGCTCCCGGTGATGGCTAAAGAGGTGACGAAAATCATTTACTTCGCG GGGTAA